From Columba livia isolate bColLiv1 breed racing homer chromosome 5, bColLiv1.pat.W.v2, whole genome shotgun sequence, one genomic window encodes:
- the ERG28 gene encoding ergosterol biosynthetic protein 28 homolog, whose protein sequence is MSRFLNVLRSWLVMVSVIAAGNTLQSFRDHSFLSEKLYTASPGLVNGLQARTFGVWTLLSSVIRCLCAIDIRNRTLYYITLFTFFLALVHFLSEVFIYHTAALTIGVMAPLMVASFSILGMLIGLQYLEVEELSQNKKKN, encoded by the exons ATGAGCCGGTTCCTAAACGTGCTGCGCAGCTGGCTAGTGATGGTGTCGGTCATCGCCGCCGGGAACACCCTGCAGAGCTTCCGCGACCACAGCTTCCTCTCGGAGAAGCTGTACACCGCCAGCCCCGGCCTCG TGAACGGGCTCCAGGCTCGGACCTTTGGCGTCTGGACCCTGCTGTCATCAGTGATCCGCTGTCTCTGCGCCATCGACATCCGCAATAGGAC CCTCTATTACATCACACTCTTCACCTTCTTTTTGGCTCTTGTTCACTTCCTCTCCGAGGTCTTCATTTACCACACTGCAGCCTTGACGATTGGAGTTATGGCACCCCTCATGGTAGCAA GTTTCTCTATCTTGGGGATGTTGATTGGGCTGCAGTACCTGGAGGTAGAAGAACTgtcacaaaacaagaaaaaaaactga